One segment of Babesia bigemina genome assembly Bbig001, chromosome : II DNA contains the following:
- a CDS encoding proteasome subunit alpha type 6 protein, putative, with product MVRSNNVGYDRHITIFSPDGKLYQLEYALRAVKCSNLTGLAVKDDNAIAVVSQKKLSAQQGNQDVLLDQSSVTHLYHITDEVMALLIGFPGDCMSILYKSREIALEYQYKYGCNIPARVLCEKLADINQVYTQHAYMRLRACTGLIMAIDEENGPVIYKFDASGWFSGYKACSVGAKDQEGENALERILKQRETVTLKEKVKSDLEVDTESHHLTGGAETRVTVEAIKAMIAIDAYDQLNGAKSIEVAICTRDNPVFRQLSEQEIETYLTHIAESD from the exons ATGGTGCGGTCTAACAATGTAGGGTACGACCGCCACATCACGATCTTCTCTCCCGATGGCAAGTTGTACCAGCTCG AGTACGCGCTCCGGGCGGTCAAATGCTCCAACCTGACTGGATTGGCCGTGAAGGATGACAACGCGATCGCAGTGGTTTCGCAGAAAAAGCTGTCGGCCCAGCAGGGCAATCAG GACGTGCTGCTTGACCAGTCCTCCGTTACGCACCTCTACCACATCACTGACGAGGTCATGGCCCTTCTCATCGGTTTTCCAG GCGACTGTATGAGCATTCTCTACAAGAGCCGCGAGATCGCGCTCGAGTACCAGTACAAGTATGGATGCAACATCCCCGCGCGTGTGCTGTGCGAGAAGCTGGCGGACATTAACCAGGTCTACACCCAGCACGCGTACATGCGCCTCCGCGCCTGCA CCGGCCTGATAATGGCCATCGACGAGGAGAACGGCCCGGTCATCTACAAATTCGACGCGTCGGGATGGTTCAGCGGGTACAAG GCGTGCAGCGTGGGCGCAAAGGACCAGGAAGGCGAGAACGCGTTGGAGCGCATCCTGAAGCAGCGTGAGACCGTCACGTTGAAGGAGAAGGTCAAGTCTGACCTCGAGGTGGACACCGAGTCGCACCACCTCACCGGCGGCGCTGAGACGCGGGTCACTGTCGAGGCCATCAAGGCTATGATCGCCATCGACGCGTACGACCAGCTTAACGGCGCCAAGAGCATCGAGGTTGCGATCTGCACCCGCGACAACCCCGTGTTCCGCCAGCTCAGCGAGCAGGAGATTGAGACCTACCTGACTCACATTGCTGAGAGCGACTGA
- a CDS encoding 26S PROTEASOME NON-ATPASE REGULATORY SUBUNIT 4 containing protein,putative has protein sequence MGVEATLICVDNSEYSRNGDFSPSRLAAQVDASGLIASAKLSEHFENTVGIVCFAGRGSRLIAAPSNDLGTFLSGLQLVTPYGESEFIKGIQTAQLALKHRLNKSQQQRIICFFASPIKEDRTHYVMLGKLLKKNNVSIDIINLCNDVATEEKLAALHAAVNNNDTSHYLHCKAGGDMLLSEMILNSPIMQGTDVGGMAAGYNSNLGDFGVDPEMDPQLYMALRMSLEQEEERVRKETAKHAANNGAEHPTQTLTIADVENQIKDMAAIQIVPLPRVMEMVMTSEGNPELLESLIYSLPEVDLEDERFKELVDKLKELLPMLPLG, from the exons ATGGGAGTCGAGGCGACGCTCATTTGCGTCGATAACTCGGAGTACTCTCGCAACGGGGACTTCTCCCCGAGCAGGCTGGCCGCGCAGGTCGATGCCAGCGGACTTATCGCAAGCGCGAAGCTCTCGGAGCACTTTGAGAACACTGTGGGTATCGTCTGCTTCGCTGGCCGGGGCTCCAGGCTCATCGCCGCGCCCTCAAACGACCTCGGCACATTCCTCTCCGGGCTGCAGCTGGTCACACCTTACGGCGAGAGCGAGTTCATCAAGGGGATACAAACCGCCCAGCTTGCGCTCAAGCACAGGCTCAACAAGtcccagcagcagcgcatcaTCTGCTTCTTCGCAAGCCCTATCAAGGAGGACCGCACACACTACGTTATGCTGGGGAAACTGCTCAAGAAAAACAACGTCTCCATCGACATCATCAACCTGTGCAACGATGTGGCGACCGAGGAGAAACTCGCAGCGCTCCACGCCGCGGTCAACAACAACGACACCTCGCACTACCTCCACTGCAAGGCGGGGGGCGACATGCTGCTCAGCGAGATGATACTCAACTCGCCCATCATGCAGGGCACGGACGTCGGCGGCATGGCAGCCGGCTACAACTCAAACCTGGGCGACTTCGGCGTGGACCCCGAGATGGACCCGCAGCTCTACATGGCACTGCGCATGTCCCTGGAGcaggaggaggagcgcgTCCGCAAGGAGACCGCGAAACACGCCGCAAACAACGGCGCCGAGCATCCGACGCAGACGCTGACCATCGCCGACGTCGAAAACCAGATCAAGGACATGGCGGCCATCCAGATCGTCCCACTCCCGAGGGTCATGGAGATGGTCATGACCTCGGAGGGaaacccggagctgctggagtcgcTGATATACTCGCTGCCGGAAGTCGACCTGGAGGACGAGCGCTTCAAG GAGCTGGTCGACAAACTCAAGGAGCTCCTGCCCATGCTCCCGCTGGGATGA
- a CDS encoding Prolyl endopeptidase-like produces MRNPFSLYIRAFHHELCQTACCRRLFSGTSTGSQVRTVVYNTTIASYVRLMRQMDPPFTQTKQEWWTSQIEEGLMRGPRPAARRKREKGDAVATALDNYEWALEENRRDFERVSDVVRREAAKITDGMQEKLEYEVIGDHAYFVVNSSAFNHEGGRGQAGGVVEDEDRVCLVRAGLPNRRGMNRKRQPRGQPSEADEPYIIGRQQGVLDFGNIVDGRGNLVSNIRSMRVGQTRHPNAVLALVHDASNPDMGKEVHFVAINCVKKKGYHPKGGAKIRNVPKVLPDYLTGVDELHFLPRGGARDRHCARVFYTLVNEQERAWQLRVAYVCTSNGKITNDRPVYTERDPTKYVAIHKTKDGRMLIVAALSHGRTFETFCIKANATPKLYRVPLASDTKAFLEHRQNHLYAVRHVTVNDTGDMESRASLNYRKFASMDNVKAQGIDSSRYDGGCVHGKNQWHTHDTSLLWAVSKMDDRALIPNFKRSKRVEAVAARACGEIYRGGSGRWKTVATFDHRVVADIDMMYRGLVIYAMAPPSTPTILVMPFCALKSRGKGIDGRGNRNGLCEVDLPLRVGAIEPQGNSNFGATKVAIVINAPGTRDIKCYLDLDVVREASSKTDPRRGNGDSETKAASRVTEARSRNPTFQGAELRNNVVRSSLQTLTCVGDVPSTHHHVCHVATRDGTCRVPVTLIKKASNTQTRFAAADSVLSSFQNTGNKCVVYVYGAYGQCLQVNNDVEHNVLLALGYTLCFAHVRGGGEMGNSWHVDATKSEKHRGITDLADVLEFLLAKSIAQRNKLAIATTSAGGVLGGCIYNMLPGLCSCVLLKLPFLDVLDAIADPSKPLTQLELEEFGGMDDISVDEVYSYNPCSNARTKAGAKPALVIQCNAEDARAPWRHSAGFVALNGRHCSNIFMKITHGSHVDGSSQEERLQLIAERVQILEQQLGEEGRLACRGAAEISDYL; encoded by the coding sequence ATGCGAAACCCATTTAGCCTGTACATCCGTGCATTCCACCATGAGCTGTGCCAAACCGCTTGCTGCAGGCGGCTGTTTTCCGGAACTAGCACTGGGTCGCAAGTGCGAACGGTCGTGTATAACACCACAATCGCAAGCTACGTGCGCCTGATGCGTCAGATGGACCCGCCCTTTACGCAGACAAAACAGGAATGGTGGACCTCGCAGATCGAGGAGGGGTTGATGCGTGGGCCACGACCCGCAGCGCGAAGGAAACGCGAAAAGGGAGATGCAGTCGCTACAGCCCTGGATAACTATGAGTGGGCTCTCGAAGAAAACCGTCGTGATTTTGAACGGGTTTCGGATGTGGTGCGAAGGGAAGCTGCTAAAATCACTGACGGGATGCAAGAAAAATTGGAATATGAAGTCATCGGAGATCACGCTTATTTCGTCGTAAACAGCAGCGCGTTCAATCACGAAGGTGGACGTGGGCAAGCCGGCGGTGTAGTGGAAGATGAGGACCGTGTATGCCTGGTGAGGGCGGGCCTGCCGAATCGCAGGGGGATGAATCGCAAAAGGCAGCCGAGGGGACAGCCATCAGAAGCCGATGAACCTTATATCATCGGCAGACAACAGGGCGTCCTGGACTTCGGGAACATCGTCGATGGGAGAGGCAACCTCGTAAGCAATATACGGAGCATGCGAGTAGGGCAAACGCGTCACCCGAACGCCGTACTGGCCCTAGTTCACGACGCGTCTAATCCTGATATGGGCAAGGAAGTGCACTTCGTTGCAATAAACTGCGTGAAGAAGAAAGGATACCACCCGAAAGGCGGTGCGAAAATACGGAATGTTCCCAAGGTGTTGCCTGACTATCTCACCGGAGTGGACGAACTGCACTTCCTTCCGCGAGGAGGGGCGAGAGACAGGCACTGTGCCCGTGTGTTCTATACGCTAGTTAACGAGCAAGAAAGGGCTTGGCAGCTGCGAGTAGCCTACGTATGCACAAGCAACGGTAAAATCACCAACGACAGGCCCGTGTACACCGAACGCGACCCGACAAAATACGTCGCGATCCACAAAACGAAGGATGGGCGGATGCTGATTGTGGCGGCGCTTTCGCATGGCCGGACGTTTGAAACCTTCTGCATAAAAGCCAACGCAACTCCCAAATTGTACCGCGTGCCGTTGGCCTCTGATACCAAGGCGTTTCTGGAGCACAGGCAAAATCACTTGTATGCTGTCCGCCACGTCACAGTCAATGACACTGGAGATATGGAATCACGAGCAAGTTTGAACTACCGGAAATTCGCATCTATGGACAATGTTAAAGCGCAGGGGATCGACTCATCACGGTACGACGGTGGATGCGTGCATGGAAAAAATCAGTGGCATACGCACGACACGTCATTGTTATGGGCGGTGTCAAAGATGGACGACAGAGCACTGATACCAAACTTCAAAAGAAGCAAAAGAGTGGAAGCTGTTGCTGCTCGTGCTTGTGGTGAGATTTACCGTGGTGGATCCGGCCGGTGGAAAACGGTTGCGACTTTTGACCACCGAGTCGTTGCCGACATAGACATGATGTATCGCGGACTGGTTATATACGCCATGGCACCCCCTTCTACGCCAACCATACTTGTGATGCCCTTTTGTGCATTGAAATCACGCGGCAAAGGAATCGATGGACGCGGTAATCGCAACGGGCTCTGTGAGGTCGACCTGCCCCTCAGGGTTGGGGCCATCGAACCCCAAGGAAACTCAAACTTCGGAGCAACCAAGGTGGCAATTGTTATCAATGCGCCTGGGACGCGTGATATCAAGTGCTATCTAGATCTAGATGTTGTCCGTGAAGCCAGCAGTAAAACGGATCCTCGGCGGGGCAATGGTGATAGCGAGACCAAGGCAGCATCACGGGTGACCGAAGCACGTAGCAGGAACCCAACGTTCCAGGGCGCGGAGCTCCGCAACAACGTTGTAAGATCTTCCCTGCAAACGCTGACGTGCGTTGGAGACGTGCCAAGCACACACCACCATGTCTGCCACGTAGCTACAAGAGATGGTACCTGCAGGGTGCCGGTCACCCTCATCAAGAAGGCTTCGAATACGCAAACGCGGTTCGCTGCAGCAGATTCGGTGCTATCTAGTTTTCAAAATACAGGGAATAAGTGCGTAGTGTATGTGTATGGCGCATACGGTCAGTGCCTTCAGGTCAACAATGACGTCGAGCACAACGTTCTGCTGGCTCTGGGATACACGCTGTGTTTCGCTCACGTGAGAGGAGGGGGGGAAATGGGTAACAGTTGGCACGTCGATGCTACCAAAAGCGAGAAACACCGCGGGATCACAGACCTCGCGGATGTGCTGGAATTCCTTCTGGCAAAAAGCATAGCCCAGCGCAATAAACTCGCCATTGCTACCAcctctgcgggcggggtccTTGGCGGGTGCATATACAACATGCTCCCAGGTTTATGCAGCTGCGTACTGCTCAAGCTTCCCTTCCTAGACGTCCTGGATGCGATCGCGGACCCGTCCAAGCCGCTGACGCAGCTTGAGCTCGAGGAATTCGGCGGCATGGATGACATCAGCGTCGATGAAGTCTACTCATATAATCCGTGCAGCAACGCCAGAACCAAGGCCGGCGCGAAGCCGGCGTTGGTCATCCAGTGCAACGCGGAAGACGCAAGGGCGCCCTGGCGGCACAGCGCCGGCTTCGTCGCGCTCAACGGCCGACACTGCAGCAACATTTTCATGAAGATCACGCACGGATCCCATGTGGACGGCTCTAGCCAGGAGGAGCGGTTGCAGCTGATAGCCGAGAGGGTTCAAATCCtcgagcagcagctcggAGAAGAAGGCCGACTTGCGTGCCGCGGAGCGGCTGAGATCAGCGACTATCTATAA
- a CDS encoding tyrosyl-tRNA synthetase, putative, whose translation MSRVFASPLHGGLEFDGEEECYKTSTGFEFHPGSCAAKNSIRERLNAHFAPSLAEPRIPVAEALERACKLSVECIKTEELQALLERKDYVPISYDGFEPSGRMHIAQGICKAHKVNELKKMGIRSVMWIADWFAVLNDKLGGDMANIRLVGEYFKQVWRASGMDMSAVEFLWASEEINKNPDLYWRLVMDISRSFNITRFKRCSEALGRAEGDNRPAASLLYPAMQCADIFYIGADICQLGLDQRKINMLAREYCELKNVGARPIIMSHHMMPSLAHQGGKMSKSVPNSAIFMEDTEAEVNAKIKSAWCPEKEVTDNPCIAYFDLIVFPHFKTVTIPRKPKNGGDVTYDCQEKLEEDYKSGALHPADLKPALASYINRLLQPVRDYFQNNPEASKLAKQVAELQKLKAPAEEKDK comes from the exons ATGAGTCGTGTGTTCgcctcgccgctgcacggcgGCCTCGAGTTCGACGGCGAAGAGGAATGCTACAAAACGAGCACGGGCTTCGAGTTCCACCCGGGGTCGTGCGCCGCGAAAAACTCCATCAGGGAACGCCTCAACGCACACTTCGCTCCCTCGCTCGCCGAGCCGCGGATACCGGTGGCGGAGGCGCTGGAGCGGGCGTGCAAGCTCTCGGTCGAGTGCATCAAGACCGAGGAGCTGCAGGCGTTGCTCGAGCGGAAGGACTACGTGCCGATCAGCTACGATGGCTTCGAGCCCTCGGGCAGAATGCACATCGCCCAGGGCATATGCAAGGCCCACAAGGTCAACGAGCTGAAGAAGATGGGCATCCGCAGCGTGATGTGGATCGCCGACTGGTTCGCCGTGCTCAACGACAAACTCGGCGGCGACATGGCGAACATCAGGCTGGTGGGCGAGTACTTCAAGCAGGTCTGGCGCGCGTCGGGGATGGACATGTCCGCCGTTGAGTTCCTCTGGGCGAGCGAGGAAATCAACAAGAACCCCGACCTCTACTGGAGGCTCGTCATGGACATCAGCCGGTCGTTCAACATCACGCGGTTCAAACGCTGCAGCGAGGCCTTGGGGCGTGCCGAGGGCGACAACAGGCCGGCGGCGTCCCTGCTGTACCCCGCCATGCAGTGCGCCGACATCTTCTACATCGGGGCGgacatctgccagctgGGACTCGACCAGCGCAAGATCAACATGCTCGCCAGGGAGTACTGCGAACTCAAAAACGTGGGCGCCAGGCCGATCATCATGTCGCACCACATGATGCCCTCGCTCGCGCACCAGGGGGGCAAGATGTCCAAGTCGGTGCCGAACTCGGCCATCTTCATGGAGGACACGGAGGCGGAGGTCAACGCCAAGATCAAGAGCGCATGGTGCCCGGAGAAGGAAGTGACGGACAACCCGTGCATCGCCTACTTCGACCTCATCGTGTTCCCGCATTTCAAGACGGTCACCATCCCGCGGAAGCCCAAAAACGGAG GCGACGTGACCTACGACTGCCAGGAGAAGTTGGAGGAGGACTACAAGTCAGGAGCGCTGCACCCCGCCGACCTCAAGCCGGCGCTGGCCAGCTACATCAaccgcctgctgcagcccGTCAGGGACTACTTCCAGAACAACCCCGAGGCCAGCAAGCTCGCGAAGCAGGTCGCggagctgcagaagctcAAGGCACCGGCGGAGGAGAAGGACAAATAG